A region from the uncultured Stenotrophomonas sp. genome encodes:
- a CDS encoding conserved hypothetical protein (Evidence 4 : Homologs of previously reported genes of unknown function) — MVRVGRHDAIHGEALHYIGAMDAAHAAPSLEQLATPLVWTGADGRIVGANPAFCRWLGVSVRRLLGQPLASLEVQDDALASRLLAPDAETIRLPRLALALPGEAPRFADGWLSGREDGWLLEAHPVDEFPAADPAQVLPGAFSAALKGLAHELRNPLAGLKGAAQLLARRAHGRDVEERELVELIGVEIERLNTLLEQLLSPAPPRPHAPLNIHAVLERVLRLVESEAGWSLQLQRDYDPSIPELPGDGDRLTQALLNLVRNAIQAGATRITLRTRVEHGLRIAEQLHPLALRLEVADDGRGVPEELAEHLFLPLVSGRAEGTGLGLALAQQVAREHRGTLSYRSRPGHTVFTVLLPLPGVEAGDA, encoded by the coding sequence ATGGTGCGCGTGGGCCGGCATGACGCCATTCACGGGGAGGCTTTGCACTATATTGGTGCAATGGATGCCGCCCACGCCGCCCCTTCACTGGAACAACTGGCCACGCCACTGGTGTGGACCGGCGCCGACGGACGCATCGTCGGTGCCAACCCCGCGTTCTGCCGCTGGCTGGGGGTGAGCGTGCGGCGCCTGCTGGGCCAGCCGCTGGCCTCGCTGGAAGTGCAGGACGACGCACTCGCCAGCCGCCTGCTGGCCCCGGACGCGGAAACCATCCGCCTGCCGCGGCTGGCGCTGGCCCTGCCCGGCGAGGCGCCGCGCTTCGCCGACGGCTGGCTGAGTGGGCGGGAAGATGGCTGGTTGCTGGAGGCGCACCCGGTGGACGAGTTTCCCGCCGCCGACCCGGCGCAGGTATTGCCGGGCGCGTTCAGCGCCGCGCTCAAGGGATTGGCGCACGAACTGCGCAATCCACTGGCCGGGTTGAAGGGCGCGGCCCAGTTGCTGGCGCGCCGCGCCCACGGCCGCGATGTCGAGGAGCGCGAGCTGGTGGAGCTGATCGGCGTCGAGATCGAACGCCTGAACACCCTGCTCGAACAACTGCTGTCGCCGGCCCCGCCGCGCCCGCACGCGCCGCTGAACATCCACGCCGTGCTGGAGCGCGTGTTGCGGCTGGTCGAAAGCGAAGCCGGCTGGTCACTGCAACTGCAACGCGACTATGACCCCAGCATTCCCGAGCTGCCCGGCGACGGCGACCGCCTCACCCAGGCACTGCTCAACCTGGTGCGCAACGCCATCCAGGCCGGCGCCACCCGCATCACCCTGCGCACCCGCGTCGAGCACGGCCTGCGCATCGCCGAGCAATTGCACCCGCTGGCATTGCGGCTGGAAGTGGCCGACGACGGCCGCGGCGTGCCGGAGGAACTGGCCGAACACCTTTTCCTGCCGCTGGTCAGCGGCCGCGCGGAGGGTACGGGGCTGGGGCTGGCGTTGGCGCAGCAGGTGGCGCGCGAGCATCGCGGCACCTTGAGCTACCGCTCGCGGCCGGGGCATACGGTATTCACGGTGCTGCTGCCGTTGCCGGGCGTGGAGGCAGGCGATGCTTGA
- the yrdA gene encoding conserved hypothetical protein (Evidence 4 : Homologs of previously reported genes of unknown function): MTAIRPFLDKHPVLGQRVYIDPACTIIGEVELGDDVSVWPGTVIRGDVNHVRIGARSNVQDGSIIHVSHDSPYNKGGYPTLIGEGVTVGHGCIIHACSIGDYCLIGMGACLLDGAVIEANAFIAAGAVIGPGKQVRSGELWAGNPARLMRQLSEKDIEGLRYSADHYVRLKDKYLGMAG; this comes from the coding sequence ATGACCGCCATCCGCCCCTTCCTCGACAAACACCCCGTCCTCGGCCAGCGCGTCTATATCGACCCCGCCTGCACCATCATCGGCGAGGTGGAACTGGGCGACGACGTCTCGGTATGGCCGGGCACGGTGATCCGCGGCGACGTCAACCACGTACGCATCGGCGCGCGCAGCAACGTGCAGGACGGCAGCATCATCCACGTCAGCCACGACAGCCCGTACAACAAGGGCGGCTACCCCACGCTCATCGGCGAAGGCGTCACCGTCGGCCACGGCTGCATCATCCACGCCTGCAGCATCGGCGATTACTGCCTGATCGGCATGGGCGCCTGCCTCCTCGACGGCGCAGTCATCGAGGCCAATGCCTTCATCGCCGCCGGCGCGGTGATCGGCCCCGGCAAGCAGGTGCGCAGCGGCGAGCTGTGGGCCGGCAACCCGGCGCGACTCATGCGGCAACTGAGCGAAAAGGACATCGAGGGCCTGCGCTATTCGGCCGACCACTACGTGCGTCTGAAGGACAAGTACCTCGGCATGGCCGGCTGA
- a CDS encoding conserved exported hypothetical protein (Evidence 4 : Homologs of previously reported genes of unknown function): MKRILLLALPIALLAACNAPDKGEAATAATATTETTTPAAAIDTGLLAANHWRLDDASDGSGARIDALFVRADKPVTLDFGDGRLSVANTCNRMGGSYGLSGDTLTVAPMASTMMACADDALMALDQAAGSRLEGTLKVQQLDATTLVLATAGGDVLRFRGEPTAETRYGGEGETVFLDVDAQTKPCSHGVIKDAQCLQVREVHYDGNGLEQGERGAYENFHGGIEGYDHEPGVRNVLRVKRYTVKNPPADGSSLAYVLDMVVSSELVK; this comes from the coding sequence ATGAAGCGCATCCTGCTGCTTGCCCTGCCCATCGCTCTGCTCGCCGCCTGCAACGCCCCCGACAAGGGTGAGGCCGCCACCGCGGCCACGGCGACCACCGAAACCACCACCCCGGCAGCAGCCATCGACACCGGCCTGCTGGCCGCCAACCACTGGCGGCTGGACGACGCCAGCGACGGCAGCGGCGCGCGCATCGACGCCCTGTTCGTGCGCGCCGACAAGCCGGTCACCCTGGACTTCGGCGATGGCCGCCTGTCGGTAGCCAACACCTGCAACCGCATGGGCGGCAGCTACGGCCTGAGCGGCGACACCCTGACCGTCGCGCCGATGGCCTCGACGATGATGGCCTGCGCGGACGACGCGCTGATGGCGCTGGACCAGGCCGCCGGCAGCCGCCTGGAAGGCACGCTGAAGGTGCAGCAGCTGGACGCCACCACGCTGGTGCTGGCCACCGCCGGCGGCGACGTGCTGCGCTTCCGTGGCGAACCCACCGCCGAAACCCGCTACGGCGGCGAGGGCGAAACCGTGTTCCTCGACGTCGATGCGCAGACCAAACCCTGCTCGCACGGGGTGATAAAGGACGCGCAGTGCCTGCAGGTGCGTGAAGTGCATTACGACGGCAACGGCCTGGAACAGGGCGAGCGCGGCGCCTACGAGAATTTCCACGGCGGCATCGAGGGCTACGACCATGAACCGGGCGTGCGCAACGTGCTGCGGGTCAAGCGCTACACGGTGAAGAACCCGCCGGCCGACGGTTCATCGCTGGCTTACGTGCTGGACATGGTGGTCAGTTCGGAATTGGTGAAATAA
- a CDS encoding putative membrane protein (Evidence 3 : Function proposed based on presence of conserved amino acid motif, structural feature or limited homology): protein MSIRSMSMGLLVAASLLCMAPSTAAAQEDEGISVEQFLQSLQFRSGAIEVSQAKARFNLDADFRYLDQTDARRVLEDMWGNPPDESVLGMIVPRSPGLADDGSWAVVVTYADDGYVSDEDASKIDYSKLLREMQEQTREANPEREKAGYGTLQLVGWAVPPRYDGASNKLYWAKELEFNGHPDHSLNYDIRVLGRHGYLSLNAISGMAELAQVREGMEKLLPMAEFEQGARYADHNPKTDKVAAYGVATLIGGGLAAKAGLFAKLGLLLAKFWKLLLIGVVVLGGAARKLFGGDRGNRTVR, encoded by the coding sequence ATGTCGATCAGATCCATGTCGATGGGCCTGCTGGTGGCCGCGTCGCTGCTGTGCATGGCCCCGTCCACCGCCGCCGCGCAGGAGGACGAGGGCATCAGCGTGGAGCAGTTCCTGCAGTCGCTGCAGTTCCGCAGCGGTGCCATCGAGGTGTCGCAGGCCAAGGCCCGCTTCAATCTGGATGCGGACTTCCGCTACCTCGACCAGACCGATGCGCGACGCGTGCTGGAGGACATGTGGGGCAACCCGCCCGACGAGAGCGTGCTGGGCATGATCGTGCCGCGCAGCCCCGGGCTGGCCGATGACGGCAGCTGGGCGGTGGTGGTCACCTACGCCGACGACGGCTACGTGTCCGATGAAGATGCCAGCAAGATCGACTACAGCAAGCTCCTGCGCGAAATGCAGGAGCAGACCCGCGAAGCCAACCCCGAACGCGAGAAGGCCGGCTACGGCACGCTGCAGCTGGTCGGCTGGGCGGTGCCGCCGCGCTACGACGGCGCCAGCAACAAGCTGTACTGGGCCAAGGAGCTGGAGTTCAACGGCCACCCCGACCATTCGCTCAACTACGACATCCGCGTGCTTGGCCGCCACGGCTACCTGAGCCTGAACGCGATATCGGGCATGGCCGAACTGGCGCAGGTGCGCGAGGGCATGGAAAAGCTGCTGCCGATGGCCGAGTTCGAGCAGGGCGCGCGCTACGCCGACCACAACCCGAAGACCGACAAGGTTGCCGCTTACGGCGTGGCCACGCTGATCGGCGGCGGGTTGGCGGCCAAGGCCGGCCTGTTCGCCAAGCTCGGCCTGCTGCTGGCCAAGTTCTGGAAGCTGCTGCTGATCGGCGTGGTGGTCCTGGGTGGCGCGGCCAGGAAGCTGTTCGGCGGCGACCGCGGGAACCGCACCGTGCGCTGA
- the amtB gene encoding ammonium transporter (Evidence 2a : Function of homologous gene experimentally demonstrated in an other organism; PubMedId : 10931328, 1645722, 22020597, 7984428, 9618533; Product type t : transporter), with the protein MRTEFFTGLNTRFGGLCLSSLLAGLALAVLPLGASAQEAAQTAATFERGDVAWMLTATLLVLMMVVPGLALFYGGLVRAKNVLSVLSQVLVVFSLVLMLWVAYGYSAVFSDGNTLFGSFTQFAFLKGFTPDSVGNTPVAGLPDYLFVAFQSTFAGITAALVVGAFAERIRFRAVLLFSALWFTLSYIPMAHTVWGGGWLGEMGAIDFAGGTVVHINAGVAGLVAAWFVGKRLGYGHAALKPHNLPLTWIGAMLLWVGWFGFNAGSAAAADGVAALAFINTLLATAAAVLGWTGLEAVTKGHPSALGAASGAVAGLVGITPACGTVGPLGAIVIGLASGMACVWGVTGLKRLLRADDTADVFGVHGVGGIVGALLTGVFSAQSLGGTVADMDIGHQLWVQAVSIGFTVAWCAVVTALILLLVRALVGLRVSEEAERTGLDISTHGESAYEA; encoded by the coding sequence ATGCGAACGGAATTTTTCACCGGGTTGAACACCCGGTTCGGTGGTCTGTGCCTGTCATCCCTGCTTGCCGGCCTCGCGCTGGCGGTGCTGCCCCTCGGCGCATCGGCACAGGAAGCCGCGCAGACGGCAGCCACATTCGAGCGCGGCGACGTGGCGTGGATGCTCACCGCCACGCTGCTGGTGCTGATGATGGTGGTGCCGGGGCTGGCGTTGTTCTACGGCGGGCTGGTGCGCGCCAAGAACGTGCTGTCGGTGCTCAGCCAGGTGCTGGTGGTGTTCTCGCTGGTGCTGATGCTGTGGGTGGCCTATGGCTACAGCGCGGTGTTCAGCGATGGCAACACGCTGTTCGGGTCGTTCACGCAGTTCGCTTTCCTCAAGGGCTTCACCCCCGATTCGGTTGGCAACACGCCGGTCGCCGGCCTGCCGGATTACCTGTTCGTGGCGTTCCAGTCCACCTTCGCCGGCATCACCGCGGCACTGGTGGTCGGCGCGTTCGCCGAGCGCATCCGCTTCCGCGCGGTGCTGCTGTTCTCGGCGCTGTGGTTCACCCTGAGCTACATCCCGATGGCGCACACCGTCTGGGGTGGCGGCTGGCTGGGCGAGATGGGTGCCATCGACTTTGCCGGCGGCACCGTGGTCCACATCAATGCCGGCGTGGCCGGGCTGGTGGCGGCCTGGTTCGTCGGCAAGCGGCTCGGCTACGGCCACGCCGCGCTCAAGCCGCACAACCTGCCGCTCACCTGGATCGGCGCGATGCTGCTGTGGGTGGGCTGGTTCGGCTTCAACGCCGGCTCGGCCGCCGCCGCCGATGGCGTGGCGGCGCTGGCCTTCATCAACACCCTGCTCGCCACCGCCGCGGCGGTGCTGGGCTGGACCGGGCTGGAAGCCGTCACCAAGGGCCACCCGTCGGCACTGGGCGCGGCCTCCGGCGCGGTGGCCGGGCTGGTCGGCATCACCCCGGCCTGCGGCACGGTGGGGCCGCTGGGCGCCATCGTGATTGGTCTTGCCAGCGGCATGGCCTGCGTGTGGGGCGTCACCGGGCTCAAGCGCCTGCTGCGCGCCGACGACACCGCCGACGTGTTCGGCGTGCACGGCGTGGGCGGCATCGTCGGCGCGCTGCTCACCGGCGTGTTCAGCGCGCAGTCGCTGGGCGGGACCGTGGCGGACATGGACATCGGCCACCAGCTGTGGGTGCAGGCGGTCAGCATCGGCTTCACCGTGGCATGGTGCGCGGTGGTCACCGCCCTGATCCTGTTGCTGGTGCGCGCGCTGGTCGGCCTGCGCGTCAGCGAGGAAGCCGAGCGCACCGGGCTGGACATCAGCACGCATGGCGAATCGGCCTACGAGGCCTGA
- a CDS encoding conserved membrane hypothetical protein (Evidence 4 : Homologs of previously reported genes of unknown function): MRQEQFVTRHQHEWQQFEQWLQRRGGRARKLRGTLDASLPGDETIPERYRRLCQHLALARQRGYSPQLVEHLQQLMQQGHNLLYRTPPPRWQRAAEFLFAGFPQLVRSQGAAMWAACALFVAPLVAVFVLLQYQPDLVQLLLDPRQITQMEKMYDPAADRLGRDSGTDWAMFGHYIMNNISIGLRTFASGLLAGVGTVLVLLFNGITIGAVAGHLQQIGSGDPFWRFVAGHAPFELTAIVIAGGAGLQLGLRLLAPGRQRRIDALVEGGTIGARLCLGVAFMLLVAAFIEAFWSSIPWVPAWGKFTVSGVLWTLVIAWLWRGGHGGGDAA, from the coding sequence ATGAGGCAGGAGCAGTTCGTCACCCGCCACCAGCACGAATGGCAGCAGTTCGAGCAGTGGCTGCAACGCCGCGGCGGTCGCGCGCGCAAGCTGCGCGGCACCCTCGATGCCAGCCTTCCCGGCGACGAAACCATTCCCGAGCGCTACCGGCGCCTGTGCCAGCACCTGGCGCTGGCGCGCCAGCGCGGCTACAGCCCGCAACTGGTCGAACACCTGCAGCAGCTGATGCAGCAGGGCCACAACCTGCTCTACCGCACGCCGCCGCCGCGCTGGCAGCGCGCGGCCGAATTCCTGTTCGCCGGCTTCCCGCAGCTGGTGCGCAGCCAGGGCGCGGCGATGTGGGCCGCCTGCGCGCTGTTCGTGGCGCCGCTGGTGGCCGTGTTCGTGCTGCTGCAATACCAGCCCGACCTGGTGCAGTTGCTGCTCGACCCGCGGCAGATCACGCAGATGGAAAAGATGTACGACCCAGCCGCCGACCGCCTCGGCCGCGACAGCGGCACCGACTGGGCGATGTTCGGCCACTACATCATGAACAACATCAGCATCGGCCTGCGCACCTTCGCCAGCGGCCTGCTGGCCGGCGTCGGCACGGTGCTGGTGCTGCTGTTCAACGGCATCACCATCGGCGCGGTGGCCGGGCATTTGCAGCAGATCGGCTCCGGCGACCCGTTCTGGCGCTTCGTGGCCGGGCATGCGCCGTTCGAGCTGACCGCCATCGTGATTGCCGGCGGCGCGGGCCTGCAGCTGGGCCTGCGGCTGCTGGCGCCGGGCCGCCAGCGCCGCATCGACGCGCTGGTGGAAGGCGGCACGATCGGCGCGCGGCTGTGCCTCGGCGTGGCGTTCATGCTGCTGGTGGCGGCCTTCATCGAAGCGTTCTGGTCGTCCATTCCCTGGGTGCCGGCGTGGGGCAAGTT
- the uppP gene encoding Undecaprenyl-diphosphatase — protein MSNTLSALLLGILEGLTEFLPISSTGHLLIAERWLGARSDFFNIVIQAGAILAVLLVFRQRLWLLATGLGERENRDYVMKLGVAFLVTAVVGLPVRLAGWELPETVTPVAWALLLGGVWMLVAERFAGRLPDSQTVTWKVAIAVGLAQVVAGVFPGTSRSAAAIFLAMLLGLTRRAAATEFVFLVGIPTMFAASGYAFLEQLRHGGLGHENWGEVGLAFAAAVVTGFIVVKWLLGYIKHRRFTGFALYRLALGAALLLLLPAGN, from the coding sequence ATGTCGAACACGCTCTCCGCCCTGCTGCTGGGCATCCTCGAAGGCCTCACCGAATTCCTGCCCATCTCCAGCACCGGCCACCTGCTGATCGCCGAACGCTGGCTGGGCGCGCGTTCGGACTTCTTCAACATCGTCATCCAGGCCGGCGCCATCCTCGCGGTGCTGCTGGTGTTCCGGCAGCGGCTGTGGTTGCTGGCCACCGGGCTGGGCGAGCGCGAGAACCGCGACTACGTGATGAAGCTGGGCGTCGCCTTTCTGGTCACTGCCGTGGTCGGCCTGCCGGTGCGGCTGGCAGGCTGGGAACTGCCGGAAACGGTGACGCCGGTGGCCTGGGCGCTGCTGCTCGGCGGCGTCTGGATGCTGGTGGCCGAGCGCTTCGCCGGGCGCCTGCCCGACAGCCAGACAGTGACCTGGAAAGTGGCCATCGCGGTGGGCCTGGCGCAGGTGGTGGCCGGCGTGTTCCCCGGCACCTCGCGCTCGGCCGCGGCGATCTTCCTGGCGATGCTGCTGGGCCTGACCCGGCGCGCGGCGGCCACCGAATTCGTGTTCCTGGTCGGCATCCCCACCATGTTCGCGGCCAGCGGCTATGCCTTCCTCGAACAGCTGCGCCACGGCGGGCTCGGCCACGAGAACTGGGGCGAGGTGGGCCTGGCCTTCGCCGCCGCGGTGGTCACCGGCTTCATCGTGGTGAAGTGGCTGCTGGGCTACATCAAGCACCGCCGCTTCACGGGGTTTGCGCTATACCGGCTGGCGTTGGGGGCCGCGCTGCTGCTGTTGCTGCCTGCCGGGAACTGA
- the glnA gene encoding glutamine synthetase (Evidence 2a : Function of homologous gene experimentally demonstrated in an other organism; PubMedId : 2858855, 2865194, 2874141, 2876389, 2882477, 6134228, 6148334, 9298646; Product type e : enzyme), giving the protein MSLENVEKLIKDNQVEFVDLRFVDMRGIEQHVTFPVSVVEPSLFEEGKMFDGSSITGWKGIAESDMVLMPDADSAYLDPFYADPTLVLTCDVLDPATMQGYGRCPRGIAKRAEAYLKSSGVAELAFFGPEPEFFIFDSVQFANDMGHTFFKVNSEEGAWNTGKSYDGSNSGYRPTVKGGYFPVPPTDSLHDIRAEMCKVLEQVGIEVEVHHHEVANAGQCEIGAKFNTLVKKADELLRMKHVIKNVAHRNGKTASFMPKPIVGDNGSGMHVHQSIWKDGQNLFAGNGYAGLSEFAMYYIGGIFKHARAINAFANAGTNSYKRLVPGFEAPVMLAYSARNRSASCRIPWVSNPKARRIEMRFPDPIQSGYLTFTALMMAGLDGIKNQIDPGAPSDKDLYDLPPEEEKLIPQVCSSLDQALEALDKDREFLKAGGVMSDDFIDAYIAMKMKEVTAFRAATHPLEYQLYYAC; this is encoded by the coding sequence ATGTCACTGGAAAACGTTGAGAAGCTGATCAAGGACAACCAGGTCGAGTTCGTCGACCTGCGTTTCGTCGACATGCGCGGCATCGAGCAGCACGTGACCTTTCCGGTTTCGGTCGTCGAGCCGTCGCTGTTCGAGGAAGGCAAAATGTTCGACGGCTCCTCGATCACCGGCTGGAAGGGCATCGCCGAATCGGACATGGTGCTGATGCCCGACGCCGACAGCGCCTACCTCGATCCGTTCTACGCCGACCCGACGCTGGTGCTGACCTGCGACGTGCTCGACCCGGCCACCATGCAGGGCTACGGCCGCTGCCCGCGCGGCATCGCCAAGCGTGCCGAGGCCTACCTGAAGTCCAGCGGCGTGGCCGAGCTGGCGTTCTTCGGCCCGGAGCCGGAGTTCTTCATCTTCGACTCGGTGCAGTTCGCCAACGACATGGGCCACACCTTCTTCAAGGTCAATTCCGAGGAAGGCGCGTGGAACACCGGCAAGAGCTATGACGGCAGCAACAGCGGCTACCGGCCGACGGTGAAGGGCGGCTACTTCCCGGTGCCGCCGACCGATTCGCTGCACGACATCCGCGCCGAGATGTGCAAGGTGCTGGAGCAGGTCGGCATCGAGGTCGAAGTGCACCACCACGAGGTGGCCAATGCCGGCCAGTGCGAGATCGGCGCCAAGTTCAACACCCTGGTGAAGAAGGCCGACGAGCTGCTGCGCATGAAGCACGTCATCAAGAACGTGGCCCACCGCAACGGCAAGACCGCCAGCTTCATGCCCAAGCCGATCGTCGGCGACAACGGCAGTGGCATGCACGTGCACCAGTCCATCTGGAAAGACGGCCAGAACCTGTTCGCCGGCAACGGCTACGCCGGGCTGTCCGAGTTCGCCATGTACTACATCGGCGGCATCTTCAAGCACGCCCGCGCGATCAACGCCTTCGCCAACGCCGGCACCAACAGCTACAAGCGCCTGGTGCCGGGCTTCGAGGCGCCGGTGATGCTGGCCTACTCGGCGCGCAACCGCTCGGCCTCGTGCCGCATCCCGTGGGTGTCCAACCCGAAGGCGCGGCGCATCGAGATGCGCTTCCCCGACCCGATCCAGTCCGGCTACCTGACCTTCACCGCGCTGATGATGGCCGGCCTGGATGGCATCAAGAACCAGATCGACCCGGGTGCGCCTTCGGACAAGGACCTGTACGACCTGCCGCCGGAAGAGGAGAAGCTGATCCCGCAGGTCTGCTCCTCGCTCGACCAGGCTCTGGAAGCGCTGGACAAGGACCGCGAGTTCCTCAAGGCCGGCGGCGTGATGAGCGACGACTTCATCGACGCCTACATCGCCATGAAGATGAAGGAAGTGACCGCGTTCCGCGCCGCCACCCACCCGCTGGAATACCAGCTGTATTACGCCTGCTGA
- the glnK gene encoding regulatory protein, P-II 2, for nitrogen assimilation by glutamine synthetase, regulates GlnL (NRII) and GlnE (ATase) (Evidence 2a : Function of homologous gene experimentally demonstrated in an other organism; Product type r : regulator) yields MKLIFAIIRPFKLDEVREALGEQGVSGITVTEVKGFGRQKGHTELYRGAEYVVDFLPKIRIETAVTDEQVDAVIETLQAAAGTGKIGDGKIFVTPLEQVVRIRTGETGADAL; encoded by the coding sequence ATGAAACTGATCTTCGCCATCATCCGCCCGTTCAAGCTCGACGAGGTGCGCGAAGCCCTGGGCGAGCAGGGCGTTTCCGGCATCACCGTCACCGAGGTCAAGGGCTTCGGCCGGCAGAAGGGCCATACCGAGCTGTACCGCGGCGCCGAATACGTCGTCGATTTCCTGCCCAAGATCCGCATCGAAACCGCCGTCACCGACGAGCAGGTCGACGCGGTGATCGAAACCCTGCAGGCGGCCGCCGGCACCGGCAAGATCGGCGACGGCAAGATCTTCGTTACCCCGCTCGAACAGGTGGTGCGCATCCGCACCGGCGAAACCGGCGCAGACGCGCTTTGA
- a CDS encoding conserved hypothetical protein (Evidence 4 : Homologs of previously reported genes of unknown function), whose amino-acid sequence MLDTFREVVTPEGVPLQLPAAGPVPRALAWLLDLGVRFGVLALMSPLLAALGGLGRGLYLGLMFLMFWAYPIVLEAWHGRTLGKRALGLHVVARDGAPLGWMPAIVRNLLRTVDMLPFGYALGLVACLCDRHGRRLGDLVAGTLVVHTPAPPATPPARIDTVLAPPLPLQPAEQMAVIAFADRAPALADARQCELADIASPLSQAQGKTGVLRLYAIANWLLGRR is encoded by the coding sequence ATGCTCGACACCTTCCGCGAGGTCGTCACACCCGAGGGCGTGCCGCTGCAGCTGCCAGCCGCCGGACCGGTGCCGCGCGCGCTGGCGTGGCTGCTCGACCTGGGCGTCCGCTTCGGCGTGCTGGCGCTGATGAGTCCGCTGCTGGCGGCGCTGGGCGGGCTCGGTCGCGGCCTCTACCTGGGGCTGATGTTCCTGATGTTCTGGGCCTACCCGATCGTGCTGGAAGCCTGGCACGGCCGTACCCTCGGCAAGCGCGCGCTGGGCCTGCACGTGGTCGCACGCGACGGCGCGCCGCTGGGCTGGATGCCGGCGATCGTGCGCAACCTGCTGCGCACCGTGGACATGCTGCCGTTCGGCTATGCGCTGGGGCTGGTGGCCTGCCTGTGCGACCGCCACGGCCGCCGCCTCGGCGACCTCGTCGCCGGCACCCTGGTGGTGCACACGCCGGCACCACCGGCGACGCCACCGGCACGCATCGACACCGTGCTGGCCCCGCCATTGCCACTGCAACCGGCCGAGCAGATGGCGGTGATCGCCTTCGCCGACCGCGCGCCGGCGCTGGCCGACGCGCGCCAGTGCGAGCTGGCCGACATCGCCAGCCCGCTGAGCCAGGCGCAGGGCAAGACCGGCGTGCTGCGCCTGTACGCGATCGCCAACTGGCTGCTGGGGCGGCGATGA